The Muricauda sp. SCSIO 65647 genome includes a region encoding these proteins:
- a CDS encoding gliding motility-associated C-terminal domain-containing protein: MEKITFLGFRGLVPLVVSWSIAFLFLILLASFDDSSSLISLDTTYVDTDGDGVLDQHDIDDDNDGILDTVEDKNTDGDNDPSTNANDTDADGTPDYLDVDSDNDGLVDNYEAQLSSNFIEASGIDSDGNGLDDSYESTPGSGEGLTPIDTENDTIEDYVDIDSDNDGILDQTESSTLGTDFDCETVPNLNFSETPVLESGQAFSEGSVYRINDVFQGIDALITVEEIVNGRIDVLDQNGIDPEYFKPEIQFEFTDDVRRPYVDLRISLVEDGTTQPVFLEELIANFIDVDGNQRYQEFNRFDLPVSYTVDNPTEVVVNTTSGGLLINGGFEEYTGISNQNPSVNVAVQFVDISTFVFRFGVQTTTNENFQTIVRQSGIQFSCLDNFLDPQTTTFSEDVDSDGDGLPDRVDIDSDNDGIPDNVEAQLTDGYIPPTGNDSDGDGLDDAYDDGDFEGLNPVNTDETDNPDYLDEDTDNDLVPDNNEGNDFDFDGQPDQSFTGTDTDGDGLDDGYEGSDVDDGYDVNDEIDDPANDLPDTDGTGDVNYRDLDDDGDGIETPDEDADGDGDPTDDDTDGDGTPDYLDPDDDRDDTDGDGVPDVVDIDDDNDGILDTVEDPDLDGDGDPLTDPQDSDGDGRPDHLDIDSDDDGIPDNVEGQPTDGYVPPSGNDSDNDGLDDAYEGTGDEGVTPEDTDGDTTPDYLDEDTDNDLVPDNNEGNDFDFDGQPDQSFTGTDTDGDGLDDGYEGSDVDDGYDVNDEIDDPANDLPDTDGTGDVNYRDLDDDGDGIETPDEDADGDGDPTDDDTDGDGTPDYLDPDDDRDDTDGDGVPDVVDIDDDNDGILDTVEDPDLDGDGDPLTDPQDSDGDGRPDHLDIDSDDDGIPDNVEGQPTDGYVPPSGNDSDNDGLDDAYEGTGDEGVTPEDTDGDTVPDYLDEDTDNDLVPDNNEGNDFDFDGQPDQSFTGTDTDGDGLDDGYEGSDVDDGYDVNDEIDDPANDLPDTDGTGDVNYRDLDDDGDGIETPDEDADGDGDPTDDDTDGDGTPDYLDPDDDRDDTDGDGVPDVVDIDDDNDGILDTVEDPDLDGDGDPLTDPQDSDGDGRPDHLDIDSDDDGIPDNVEGQPTDGYVPPSGNDGDNDGLDDAYEGTGDEGVTPEDTDGDTVPDYLDEDTDNDLVPDNNEGNDFDFDGQPDQSFTGTDTDGDGLDDGYEGSDVDDGYDVNDEIDDPANDLPDTDGTGDVNYRDLDDDGDGIETPDEDADGDGDPTDDDTDGDGTPDYLDPDDDRDDTDGDGVPDVVDIDDDNDGILDTVEDPDLDGDGDPLTDPQDSDGDGRPDHLDIDSDDDGIPDNVEGQPTDGYVPPSGNDGDNDGLDDAYEGTGDEGVTPEDTDGDTTPDYLDEDTDNDLVPDNNEGNDFDFDGQPDQSFTGTDTDGDGLDDGYEGSDVDDGYDVNDEIDDPANDLPDTDGTGDVNYRDLDDDGDGIETPDEDADGDGDPTDDDTDGDGTPDYLDPIDDEPQIDSIEVNQLVTPNGDGRNDFLFIRGVENARNNTLKIFNRWGVAVYEGSNYNNINNIFDGRSKGRSTLSGDDYLPSGVYFYIFEYESDQGRITDTDYLYISR; this comes from the coding sequence ATGGAAAAAATTACTTTTTTGGGCTTTAGGGGTTTGGTCCCTTTGGTGGTTTCTTGGTCCATTGCCTTCTTGTTTCTGATACTACTGGCATCTTTCGATGATTCTTCATCATTAATTTCCCTAGATACGACTTATGTTGATACAGATGGCGACGGAGTGCTCGATCAACACGATATAGATGATGACAACGATGGTATTCTCGATACCGTAGAGGACAAAAACACAGATGGTGATAACGATCCTTCAACCAACGCCAATGATACCGATGCTGATGGCACACCTGATTATTTGGATGTGGACTCAGACAACGATGGGTTGGTAGATAATTACGAAGCACAGCTTTCTTCAAATTTTATTGAAGCTTCAGGGATTGATTCGGATGGAAATGGATTGGATGATAGCTACGAATCAACACCTGGTAGTGGAGAGGGCCTGACACCCATTGATACTGAGAATGATACTATCGAAGATTATGTTGACATAGATTCAGACAACGACGGAATTCTAGATCAGACTGAGTCAAGCACGCTGGGTACTGACTTTGATTGCGAGACCGTTCCCAACCTGAACTTCAGCGAAACACCTGTTCTTGAGTCAGGTCAAGCCTTCAGCGAAGGTTCTGTATATAGAATAAATGATGTGTTTCAGGGAATAGATGCATTAATCACCGTTGAAGAGATAGTCAATGGTAGGATAGATGTTCTTGACCAAAACGGTATCGACCCTGAATATTTTAAACCTGAAATTCAGTTTGAGTTTACTGATGATGTTAGAAGACCTTACGTTGATTTGAGAATATCATTGGTTGAAGACGGTACAACTCAACCCGTCTTTTTAGAAGAATTGATAGCCAATTTTATAGATGTTGATGGTAATCAAAGATATCAAGAGTTCAACCGCTTTGATCTGCCGGTAAGTTATACTGTTGACAATCCTACCGAAGTTGTGGTGAACACTACTTCTGGGGGTCTTTTGATCAATGGCGGTTTTGAAGAATACACTGGTATTTCCAATCAAAACCCCTCGGTTAATGTGGCGGTTCAATTTGTTGATATTTCCACCTTTGTCTTTAGGTTTGGTGTGCAGACCACCACAAATGAAAACTTTCAGACCATCGTAAGGCAATCGGGTATTCAGTTTTCTTGTTTGGACAACTTTTTGGATCCCCAGACCACAACTTTTAGCGAGGATGTGGACTCAGATGGTGATGGTCTCCCAGACAGGGTCGATATTGACAGCGATAATGACGGCATTCCTGATAATGTTGAAGCACAGTTGACCGATGGATATATTCCGCCAACAGGTAACGATTCAGATGGGGATGGCTTGGATGATGCATATGATGATGGTGATTTCGAAGGATTGAATCCCGTAAATACAGATGAAACAGATAATCCCGACTACCTTGACGAAGACACTGACAACGATTTGGTTCCGGACAACAACGAGGGCAACGACTTCGACTTCGACGGGCAGCCCGACCAGTCCTTCACGGGCACCGACACCGATGGTGACGGCCTTGACGACGGCTACGAGGGGAGCGATGTCGACGACGGCTACGACGTGAACGACGAGATCGACGACCCTGCGAACGACCTTCCCGACACGGACGGCACCGGCGACGTCAACTATCGTGACCTAGACGATGACGGCGACGGTATCGAGACCCCCGACGAGGACGCGGACGGTGACGGCGACCCTACCGATGACGACACGGACGGTGACGGCACGCCCGACTACCTGGACCCCGACGATGACCGCGACGACACAGACGGCGACGGGGTTCCCGACGTGGTTGACATCGACGATGACAACGACGGGATACTTGACACGGTTGAGGACCCGGACCTTGACGGTGACGGCGACCCGCTGACGGACCCACAGGACAGTGACGGCGACGGCAGGCCCGACCACCTGGACATCGACTCCGATGACGACGGCATCCCCGACAACGTAGAGGGGCAGCCCACCGATGGCTATGTTCCCCCTAGCGGCAATGACAGCGACAACGACGGCCTGGACGACGCCTACGAGGGCACTGGCGACGAGGGGGTCACCCCCGAGGACACGGACGGCGACACCACTCCCGACTACCTTGACGAAGACACTGACAACGATTTGGTTCCGGACAACAACGAGGGCAACGACTTCGACTTCGACGGGCAGCCCGACCAGTCCTTCACGGGCACCGACACCGATGGTGACGGCCTTGACGACGGCTACGAGGGGAGCGATGTCGACGACGGCTACGACGTGAACGACGAGATCGACGACCCTGCGAACGACCTTCCCGACACGGACGGCACCGGCGACGTCAACTATCGTGACCTAGACGATGACGGCGACGGTATCGAGACCCCCGACGAGGACGCGGACGGTGACGGCGACCCTACCGATGACGACACGGACGGTGACGGCACGCCCGACTACCTGGACCCCGACGATGACCGCGACGACACAGACGGCGACGGGGTTCCCGACGTGGTTGACATCGACGATGACAACGACGGGATACTTGACACGGTTGAGGACCCGGACCTTGACGGTGACGGCGACCCGCTGACGGACCCACAGGACAGTGACGGCGACGGCAGGCCCGACCACCTGGACATCGACTCCGATGACGACGGCATCCCCGACAACGTAGAGGGGCAGCCCACCGATGGCTATGTTCCCCCTAGCGGCAATGACAGCGACAACGACGGCCTGGACGACGCCTACGAGGGCACTGGCGACGAGGGGGTCACCCCCGAGGACACGGACGGCGACACGGTTCCCGACTACCTTGACGAAGACACTGACAACGATTTGGTTCCGGACAACAACGAGGGCAACGACTTCGACTTCGACGGGCAGCCCGACCAGTCCTTCACGGGCACCGACACCGATGGTGACGGCCTTGACGACGGCTACGAGGGGAGCGATGTCGACGACGGCTACGACGTGAACGACGAGATCGACGACCCTGCGAACGACCTTCCCGACACGGACGGCACCGGCGACGTCAACTATCGTGACCTAGACGATGACGGCGACGGTATCGAGACCCCCGACGAGGACGCGGACGGTGACGGCGACCCTACCGATGACGACACGGACGGTGACGGCACGCCCGACTACCTGGACCCCGACGATGACCGCGACGACACAGACGGCGACGGGGTTCCCGACGTGGTTGACATCGACGATGACAACGACGGGATACTTGACACGGTTGAGGACCCGGACCTTGACGGTGACGGCGACCCGCTGACGGACCCACAGGACAGTGACGGCGACGGCAGGCCCGACCACCTCGACATCGACTCCGATGACGACGGCATCCCCGACAACGTAGAGGGGCAGCCCACCGATGGCTACGTGCCCCCTAGCGGCAATGACGGCGACAACGACGGCCTGGACGACGCCTACGAGGGCACTGGCGACGAGGGGGTCACCCCCGAGGACACGGACGGCGACACGGTTCCCGACTACCTTGACGAAGACACTGACAACGATTTGGTTCCGGACAACAACGAGGGCAACGACTTCGACTTCGACGGGCAGCCCGACCAGTCCTTCACGGGCACCGACACCGATGGTGACGGCCTTGACGACGGCTACGAGGGGAGCGATGTCGACGACGGCTACGACGTGAACGACGAGATCGACGACCCTGCGAACGACCTTCCCGACACGGACGGCACCGGCGACGTCAACTATCGTGACCTAGACGATGACGGCGACGGTATCGAGACCCCCGACGAGGACGCGGACGGTGACGGCGACCCTACCGATGACGACACGGACGGTGACGGCACGCCCGACTACCTGGACCCCGACGATGACCGCGACGACACAGACGGCGACGGGGTTCCCGACGTGGTTGACATCGACGATGACAACGACGGGATACTTGACACGGTTGAGGACCCGGACCTTGACGGTGACGGCGACCCGCTGACGGACCCACAGGACAGTGACGGCGACGGCAGGCCCGACCACCTCGACATCGACTCCGATGACGACGGCATCCCCGACAACGTAGAGGGGCAGCCCACCGATGGCTACGTGCCCCCTAGCGGCAATGACGGCGACAACGACGGCCTGGACGACGCCTACGAGGGCACTGGCGACGAGGGGGTCACCCCCGAGGACACGGACGGCGACACCACTCCCGACTACCTTGACGAAGACACTGACAACGATTTGGTTCCGGACAACAACGAGGGCAACGACTTCGACTTCGACGGGCAGCCCGACCAGTCCTTCACGGGCACCGACACCGATGGTGACGGCCTTGACGACGGCTACGAGGGGAGCGATGTCGACGACGGCTACGACGTGAACGACGAGATCGACGACCCTGCGAACGACCTTCCCGACACGGACGGCACCGGCGACGTCAACTATCGTGACCTAGACGATGACGGCGACGGTATCGAGACCCCCGACGAGGACGCGGACGGTGACGGCGACCCTACCGATGACGATACCGACGGTGACGGCACGCCCGACTACCTCGACCCAATTGATGATGAACCACAGATCGATTCAATAGAAGTCAATCAATTGGTAACACCCAATGGTGATGGTAGAAATGACTTTCTGTTTATCAGAGGCGTTGAAAATGCAAGAAACAACACATTGAAAATTTTCAATCGATGGGGTGTAGCTGTGTATGAGGGAAGTAACTATAACAATATCAACAATATATTTGATGGTAGGTCAAAAGGCCGGTCAACATTGTCAGGCGATGACTACCTTCCATCAGGGGTATATTTTTATATATTTGAGTACGAATCTGACCAAGGAAGGATAACCGATACCGATTACCTCTATATAAGTCGATAA